The Palaemon carinicauda isolate YSFRI2023 chromosome 20, ASM3689809v2, whole genome shotgun sequence DNA segment tgtgtgtgtatatacatacatcttacaaatgtatatatatatatatatatatatatatatatatatatatatatatatatatatatatatatatatatatatatcagaatgcgtCGTTTATGTCAagaattagaaaaggttagaaccactaggcttccatccacatgtgcACATTCTAAGAAATTGaccaaccaaagtttctttccatCATAAGAACCTTCAAATTTCTACCTAATAATGAAAAAaggataaacttgctcaaaatgaaagcaaagttcaggagaaaatgcagagatgatgtttgtgacaggtgcaaagaaagtattacagaacattttggaaaaaaaagagaacGAGATATGAGTGGATACgttgtataattgcagaagactgtcatgaaacaaggaaatggttggaaaagcataaaaaGTTGCCATAAccaatttcatcacaaccgaattcagcgTAAAAGAGAATAGTATAAATACTCATAAACTTTCATcaaggaaaaattttatttatgcttAAAAAAAAAGACTGCTTTAAGTGTTTTAGGCTTTGTTTGATACGAAATGTAaatcttattaataatgataatggttgataccaaaattAAAGATTCTGGAAGTACATGATTGCGGATTCGAATATTTTACGAAACTGCACACAAAATagccatcaaaataattttataatatatcgatatcttaaatatttatgctattttctaatgataaaattttattcatattccaaaactattgtgatatatacatttatcaaaatgatatatatttattaggagatttaattatttctaaatcggACGACTTTGTATAAGGctgaaatcgaagagataatttgcttctgtggaagttgctcggagtaagaggagtagaaacaagaaaggagaggaggaaatcctaagtgtttcgaatatttatatacaatttaaatacgctaattaaagaatgagatcagttagatcaaagccacagaatgaaagattagaaaatggcttaataagcgagtttatGCGTTTCAATGTAGGCCtaacttacattgcagcttctgcatctatatgttttaaaagttgaattgtaggcctatatgacatcacagcttctgcatctatagagcattgcattgtaggccgacctgacattacagtcagcagaaacatcgttgcttttgtgcagtattctaaaatccagcatttatattcctcctgtgtttctttggtagcagcaaatacgatcaattcatgtgtacaaacgattacccaaTTTCCCTTGAATCTAAACTCACAGCTTCGAATTCTGGGgacttttttctttaattaagagaatctattttagtgaagttgcttttcacaaataaaaatgacaagttttaatatcttcatattttgaagagtttgaattaaaattcgttaatccaatgtagtactatcttgccatcacaccACAATGACTAACTCGCGCAGTTGTATCTTACCGGGTACCTACCGTTggccatcataataataatttatttgattaataaaaaatatatctaaaattcataattagctgtaattctaattattattgaaGGCAACTAAATTGGTAATTATTATACTTTATaaggaattatgaatttatcaacaaatctataaactttgcataaaatgtttgagtcttcttaaatggagaatattttcccaccagtaatggcagtgatgtctgtatcgtcctggataacctgaagtaaagagactcgggttttccgagagtcctgcttcgggtcaagccctaagaaatcgactccgttgaggatccttcctcttgggtgtcttccgattcaggactacctctcggtttggggttccgagacaggcaggatagaaagagagtatcctgtcactgacgtcccccgattatccagcaaaacagcaacaggctttctttggtctggtgttgaattctctctctctctctctctctctctctctctctctctctctctctctctctctctctctctctcttcttatccttttccttcttctcttcctctacaaaTACATGGCCTAGGGGTGGGGttctggtgatacttttttttcttttttgctatgaaaaatattaggtcgttaaaaaaattaaatacgttaatgTAGCAAGAATCCATCTGAACACCGTGACTCCGTgatactattcctggaactgtggaAAATCATTTTTGCTTACTCCTGTAGTTTAATGATAACAATTAATGGATTTGCgttatgccacatttctccttccctctgaTGCCACATATCCCTTTCCCTATCATGCCACAGATCCTCTTCCCTCTCATGACACATTTGTCCTTCCCTCTCATGCCTGATTTCCCCTTCCTTATCATGccacatttccccttccctctcatgccacattcctccttccctctcatgccatatttccccttccctatcatgccacatttcctcttccttctcatgccttatttccccttccctatcatgccacatttctccttccctctcatgctacatttcctcttccctctcataccaaatttccccttccctatcatgccacatttcctcttccctctcatgcCCTATTTCCCTTTCCCTATCATGCCttatttctccttccctctcatacCACATTTCTTCTTCCCTCTCATACCAAAATTCCCTTTCCTTATCATGCCATATTTCATCTTCCCTCTTATACCACATTtccccttccctatcatgccacatttcaCCTTCTCTCCCAtaccacatttctccttccctctcatgtCACATCTtttcttccctctcatgccacatttcctcttccctatcatgccacatATCTTCTCCCCTCTTATAccacatttccccttccctctcatgccatatTTTCCCCTCCCTCTCATGCTACATTTCTCTTTCCCTATCATACCACATTTCCCCTTCCCTCACATGCTACATTTCCCcctccctctcatgccacatttcctcttccTTCTCATACCAAATTTCCCCTTCCCTATCAAGCCACATTTCTCCTTCTCTCTCATACCCCATTttcccttccctctcatgccacatttctccttccctctcatggcacatttctccttccctctcatgccacatttcctcttccctatcatgtcacatttctccttccctctcatacCACATTAACCCTTCCTTCTCATGCCATATTTACCCCtctctctcatgccacatttctccttccctctcataccacatttccccttccctctcatgccatatTTCCccatccctctcatgccacatttccccaTCCCTCTCATGCCccatttctccttccctctcatgccatatTTCCTCTTCCCTATCATACCccatttccccttccctctcatgccacatttcctcttccctatcatgccacatttcaCCGTCCCTCTCATAccacatttccccttccctctcatgccatagTTCCCCCTCCCTCTCtagccacatttctccttccctctcataccacatttccccttccctctcatgccacatttccccaTCCCTCTCATGCGccatttctccttccctctcatgccacatttcctcttccttctcataccaaatttccccttccctatcatgccacatttctccttctctctcatgccacatttcccctTCCCTATCACGCCCCCTTCATCATTCCCTCTCCCCTCAACATTTCCTCTCATTTGTTGGGAACTCTCGCCCTAACATTTCTCCATTTAGCCGAATGAATGTTCAGCTTCAAGTCCATAACACATTCACAGGTATACGCTATCCAATATAACCACAGGAAATGTTAACACCGTGTAGTAAGAGAAATGTCTAGGAATTTCTTCGTCCTCATTTTGCATTATTCTTTTCCTCCTATGATAGCCATTAATCAGAAAGCAACGGAAATTAAGCCAATAGAATTGCAATATTGAATATAGGGCTCTGAAAACATATTTTTTACCTCGAGCATAAAAATAATCTTCATTTaggccgatttttttttcttatgtttcaaATTAATTCGTTTCTCGTCGAGATTCAAGATTAAACTTCGAAATCACTGGGCATTGAAACAAACCTCCACCATTAATACCTCGGATATCCTTTTTAGTGCTACGAGAGAAAATTCATTTTCGGACGCCTGCTTCAACATGAATTTCATTTGTGTGGATTCTAGTGTCGACGATGGTTCTCTGTCGGTCAGAGACTAAAATATTTGTGCAACTACGTTTTTCAAGCTTTGCAACCGCAACTGATATCATTTTCTTTGAAAGGAATACTAGAGTTGAGAATTTAAGTGGAACTAGGCCTATGCATATCTCAATCAATTCTTATCAATTTAACTCTCCTGGAtgatatgtaaacattatatatatatatatatatatatatatatatatatatatatatatatatatatatatttatctatgttttatttgtgtgtgtgcgtgtgtgaatatatagatagttatatatgtatatacatacatatatagacatatatataccgaatatatatatagatatatataccgaatatatacatatatatacatatatatattcatatatatatatatatatatatatatatatatatatatatatacatatatatactctacatatacacacatctaaaCACAGATAGacattgttataaatatatataaacaataaatacatatatatatatatatatatatagagagagagagagagagagagagagagagagagagagagagagagagagagagagagagagagagagagagagccctgctgATTACCGCATACTCTACATTCTATAGCTCCCgttctatctaaagtttttgaacgagtTTTGGCAAAATgtgtaaataggtatgctgaaaatTATCATCTGTTCCCTGGTTTGAAGTTCGGCTTTCgcaaagccttggagcatgtgatgactttcttacaatttccaatgatgtacaaaaatcccttgtttgtggacaggaagttcgaatgattgaccttgattttagtgctgcctttgaacgtgtGTAATCATGAAGCTTTTGTTTTCAATCTTAAGCAGACGAGAGTAATTTGGTCTTTTCTTAGGATAATCAATTTAATTTTAAAGGAATAGATTACAAAAGgtagttgttgatgggaaccaaaATGGCTATAGGCATGTAATATCTGATATTCTTCAGAATAGTGATGCTTTTCATATTATGTACGCATAagatgtgttttggcctagaaaacagtcaTGCTGCATATGCAAACAATGCTATCCTTTTTTCATtcattctatctcctgaatgtttaCACATCtggctaaaattagagcatggtattcttgattgtatgtaggtcaaggacaggggttcctcaacatccatattTTTGCattaacgtcttttttttttttttaactataaaccTTTCTTATAAAATTCTAGGTATGGTTCTTGATTACAtctttacttttgggaaacacattcgttttttcttcttcttcagttacacaaaaaattggTTAATTGAGGAAGTCTTTCATGATTTTCAATGGTCAATCTACcttgaagaaatgtttcaatttaTTTCAGTCTGCTTTGCTTCGAGTACTCTtgacctgtctggtcttcacctgctaaCTATCGCTTCAATATGTTGGACAAAATCTTgctgtctattcaatttcttatttctaatctggACATTAATCTCTGACACtctcattcagttagttcttagttcacagactgtaccatcctgtacgtagtatacTACTAGATATCAGTTAATTTCAACTGACTTGCCTTCTCCATCAGAAGCCCCCATTACTACACAGGATTCAAGAAgtttttactccagctgtgaccaggctATGGAGTGATCTTCCTTATCTGGTGGTTAAATGGGAGGAATTCTGAAGTTCAAACGTactgcaaatgttttcatgatgaacaggttaacataagtctcttttcatagtttatatatgatagatatgttttaacgttgttactaatcttgaaagACTAAAAGTTTTTGTTCATTAACTCTCatatattttatagttatttactttcctcactgggctactaccCTTGTTAGAGCCCTACGACTTGTAGCACCCTAATTTTTCAACTGCTAGAGGTAATACACCTGTAAATAGAGTCAAAGAGCCTGTAATACtataggctatggaactacccaagactagagaacaatggtttgattttggagtgtccttctcctagaagagctgcttactatacctaaagagtctcttctacccttaccaagtggaaagtagctacagaacaattacagtgcagtagttaacctcttgggtgaaaaagaatcatttggtaatctcagtgttgtcaggtgtatgaggacagaggcgaatatgtaaagaataggccagacgattcagtgtatgtgtaggcaaagggaaaatgtaacgtaaccagagtgaaggatcaaatatagtactgtctggccagtcaaaggatcccataactctagcggtagtatccttattcatgtctgaggtttccccattttcatccccacgctcGAGATATAATCCCGTGAAATTCAATTTTTTGGATTCAAGTATTTTCCAATTTTTACAAAACTTCGATGTCAGCtctgtgctagagagagagagagagagagagagagagagagagagagagagagagagagagagagagagagagagaatattttctatgCTAAATACGTCCTAAAAAACATTAAATACGAAAGGAGAAATATATTTAGTCCCTGTCAAAACAAGCATGATAAATAGTGGACAGGGAcgggcaaataatatatatatatatatatatatatatatatatatatatatatatatatatatatatatatactgtatatatacacacacacatatatatacagacatatatactgtatatatatatatatatatatatatatatatatatatatacacacacatataaataaatatatatatacatacatatctatatatatatatatatatatatatatatatatatatatatatatatatatatacatacatacaacacagAAAGAATGAGATGCCTGAGTGTCTctcgagcaagagatctctaatccaagaccagagaacaatggtttgattgtggagtgtacTTCTAATAGAAGAGGTGcacacaagaggaaagtagccactcatcaaatacagtgcagtagttaaccctttcatcgaagaagaattatttggtaatatcattgttgtcaggtgtatgaggacagaggagaatgaggaaagaataggccagactattcggtgtatatgtaggcaaaggcaaaatgagcggtaaccaaagtagtactgtctggccagtgaaaggacccattgactctctaacggtagtatctcaaccggtggctggtgtcaTGGTCAACCTACTACCCAACGATGTGAATGCTCATAAGCTGAAGAAGAATATACTAATAATAGTATAATAGCTTGTGGTGATTGAACATTAAACATCATATCCTAATTACTGAAATTATATTCTATACCAATGAAATATTAATCATGAATTTTTATCAACGTAATTAGTTCTTTCGGTGACTTCATGTAATCACTGATCCATGTTTTCAGtgattatatgaaatcactgaaatcTAAAGTGATTACATGTACTCATTAACGGTCACAGTGATTACACGTGTTCAATGAAAAGTTTAGTGAATTCATGAAATCATTGATTACACATTTtgactatcacacacacacacacacacacacacacacacacacatatatatatatatatatatatatatatatatatatatatactgtatatatatactgtatatatatatatatatatatatatatatatatatatatatatatattagaattcgtCGAATATGTCCCGAATTAGAAAAGGTTAGGACCACTGGATTATATGCtttcatttcatctaggcttcATTCCACATGCACACATTCTGACAAACAGCCCacccaaagtttctttccaataaaggAACTTTCCAATTTCTATCGAATTATGAGAGAAaggataaacttgctcaaaataaaagcaaatttcaggagaaaatggagagatgatgtttgtgacctgtgcaatgAAAGTAAAACATTTTGGAAGATGAAAAGAACCAGTTACAAGTGTTTATGGTGTATAATGGCAAAAGACGGCCATGAATCAAGGTTGGGAAAGCATAAAAGGTTACCATAACTAATTTCCTCACAACCGAATTAAgcgtaaaattaatataattacacTTACACTTTCATTAAGGAAGACAGTTGTTTATggtgaaaaaataataaagaaagtcTTAGTGAAAGGCCTCAAACTACTATAAATGTCTTAGGATATGAATATTAGGTAAcattcataaataatgataatggttgataccaaaaataaaagatatttgtgCTAATGGCGAGAAGATGGTTATTCGCAACTGCACGCAaaatactcatcaaaatagttttataatatatcgatatctcaaatatctatgtgattttctaatgataaaatcttaattatattccaaaactaatgtgaattatacatttatcaaaaatatttatatttatttggggATTTAATTATTTCGATATAGGCTGAATTGGTAAAAGCATTcttgtccctgaaatcgaagagataatttgcttctgagcaagttgctcggagtgagaggagcGTCAGCaaaaaaggagaggaggaaatcctaagtgtttcgaaTATTTATAGATAATCTAAAACgctaaattatgaataaaatcagttagatcaaagtcacagatgaagaaataaggaaaagtgccAAACTAGGAAGAAATGGCTTAATAAACCCAGTTACCGCCAGCTGCCTAAGCTATTAACTTGCTTCCTCCTCGCTCCGTTCAAGACAATGCTTCATGTGCggcgatataaaaaaaataaaagcatcatCAAGGTTTCATTTCAAATGGTTTATATGTTTTAAGCCTTACATTGCAgacctatcttacattgcagcttctgcatctatatgttttaaacgttgtatTGTAGGCCTATCTAACATTGCAGCaagcatctatatgttttaaggattgaattgtaggcctatctgatattgccgcttctgcatctatatgctttaagcattgcattgtagtcctatctgacattacagcttcagcatctatagagcattgcattgtaaGCCTACCTGAACTTACAATCAGCAGGAACAGTGTTTTTATGCCGGATTCTAAAACTCAGATATTATATTCCTTCTGCGTTTCTTCAGTagcacggcgtcaatgaccttagatgtcaggatgcctgaaaactttaaatcaatcaatcaatcttcagtagcagcaaatacgatcaattcaagtgtacaaacgattacccaaTTCCTCCTGAATTTAGACTTACAGCTTCAGATTCTGAGGACGCAGTTTcgaaataagaataagagactcatgaggtggtgcatggacctccaagactacaattggaaggtcgagcacataagaggcacagataataaaatagcagatgtcctctccaggcattagtgctcagggcacagtgccatgtccctagCCTGTAGTCATACTCAGTAAGTTAagttagtttgtatgaaaaaatgttaattggccttggtgtctccccaggtagataaacttgaggagccattttggcctcattatttagatttgatttatttttattgacttactttatctttttgcatatatgtcaattttctttaattttatgcctaccactgcactaggtcacttaactttaaccatccttgcattttaattttcaattttgcagttttaaattttttttttttttttggttgttgcctcacagtcagcatgcttatttctacaaggcacttaaagttaatttactgtcaaaataacgtaaaattatgaccctagttgcagcttagatatttatccattatcgtggtgagactcactgaggaaggagtcattaaggctagtggcttcagaccttgcttgcagagttcttgtcctgttttaggacaaaatctctgctgaaatggggggctgttagtaatagCGGTCATTGTATAAACGTGATAAACGTTTCAGACGCATCCCAAGGATTTACTATCATTTGCCACTGTCATGTGACATACTTTTTTGGATATTTAGATAACTGACTTTCAATTACTCAGATGATCACAACTATAACATTTACAATCATATACGGATCGCTTCATGAATACTAAATGAAATACCTGTCCAAATACAATATAAACATCAGACAAAATCTGCCATGAAACTTACAATACTCCGAGACCGTCGATAGTCTTTGTTTTCCAGTCCTGAGATTCAGAAACATGACAGCCTTAATCCTAGCAAAACACCAACAAATGACTTGTTGCGGCCCTGTTATTATGCCGTCACTTGTCCGAGAGCTGTCTGGACCTCCTGGCCAGAGACTGACAGGCAGGTAGAATAAGTTACGAAAGCTTTGGGAAGGATAACAGGTTTATATCGTGGTAGGAAATCCTTATTACGTTCGGATTTGCATACTAATATTGGTACACTATTACTTATAGAATAAAAATTATTCCACTGTTGGTGTTTTGTTCTAATTTTTCTTCAGATTATTGTTCTTCCCTCCAACCCAAAATCCTCCCAGCCTCTCTCTTACTaattgcacatacatatatataatccttaCTCGATTCTTATCTAATCTAGCTTACCTACATAACAGATTTATTCAATGAGATACAATTGAGATTACAGAAACGGAAACGAGTATTGTCATTAATATGTTAAAAGTCATTAGAACAGTTGCTTAGCATTTAACATGGAATTAAATCATATGAAAGATTTTATTTCATTATGATAAATTACACATCAGTTGGAAAAATGTTATCTGAAAGCAAAATATCTAGGGGAATTTTGACGTCTACTGAGGCCCAGGTTGGTTGGAGCTAAGAGAGAATTCTGAATTACTTCCTTATATTCGTGAAGTTGAGATAATTAACTAAAAATGGAAAAAAGAGGTTGCAGcatttgaaaataaatgtatttactaATTCTGGTATGGTAATATTTAAAGGTGTGAAAAACATTTATAAGCATAGAGATTTTTTAACATTTAGTGTCATTAAAATTATGGAATAAAGCATAGTTCGATACACCACTCCTTCATTGCTATTCTGCTTTACATGTCATATCCCTGAGTATGAATTATTAACAAGTACAGGGACACTGCCACTGAACATAATACTATATGGAATTTGACTTTACATACCCATGAACTTCCTGTAAATAGTACAGGAATATCATCGCAGCCAATCctaaaatattagaaataacttACATCGCTTTCTGGAAGGACTTGTTGACATGTAAGGTTTCTAATCAAATTGAATTTTTAGCAAGTTTACGAATCCACCTGGGAAACAGCACTAGCTAGGAAGCAACTCAGAGCAGTCAGAATTCTAAGGAATTATTAATTGGATTTCTGTTGTTGGCTGATATACAAAATAAGGATTTACCAAGAATTCCTTTCATGAAGGAAATGGCAGGTGTAGTTAAGATTAGAGagatgataagtgtcacgactgaaatggtttcgtcacgtgttaaggatggatggtagggagggagtgaggagggattgggaAGAGCCTGTTAAGGGGAGAAAATCAAGAGGGAGCCAGAataatagatggcgagataagagtGGATACGTTACTTGCAGAAGACGGtcatgaaacaaggaaatggttggaaaagcataaaaagttgccataactaatttcatcacaaccgaattcagcgTAAAATGGAATAGTATAATTACTCATAAACTTTCATCAAGAAAGACAGTTatttatgcttaaaaaaaaaaaaaaaaaaaaaaaaaaaaaaaaaaagtattggaaaAGGGCCTAAGATCGCTATGCCTGTTTTAGGCTTTGTTTGATACGTAGctcttattaataatgataatagttgataccaaaaataaaagagaGGTACAAGTTCAATGTATAGGATATTTTACGAAACTGCACGCAAAATAGCCATCAAAATAATTctataatatatcgatatcttaaatatctatgctattttctaatgataaaattttaatcatattccaaaactattgtgaattatacatttatcaaaattatatatatttattaggcgatttaattatttctaaatcagACGACTTTGTATAAGCCTTTTAGTCCCTGTGGAAGTTGCTCGGAGTAAGAGGAGTAGaaacaagaaaggagaggaggaaatccttagtgtttcgaatatttatatacaatttaaatacgctaattaaagaataaaattcagTTAGATCGAAGCCACggaatgaaagattagaaaatggcttaataagcgagtttaaGCTTTTCAATGTAGGCCTAACTTACACTGCagtttctgcatctatatgttttaagcgttggattgtaggcctatcttacattgcagcttctgcatctatatgttttaagcgttgcattgtaggcctatcttacattgcagcttcagcatctatatgttttaaacgttgaattgtaggcctatatgacatcacagcttctgcatctatagagctttgctttgtaggcctacctgacattacagtcagcagaaactttgttgcttttgtgcagtattccaaAATCCAGCATTTacattcctcctgtgtttctttggtagcagcaaatatgatcaattcaagtgtacaaacgattacccaaTTTCCCTTGAATCTAGACTCACAGCTTCGAATTCttaggactttttttttctttaattaagagAATCTATTTTAGTGAAGTTGCTTTTCACAAATAAAAATGACAAGTTTTAATACCTTCATATTttgaagagtttgaattaaaattcattttatatatatatatatatatatatatatatatatatatatataatctgtaaaggAAAAGTTTCCAAAGAATAGTATCAAACACGGTCTAAAAATATTGTTTAGACTTTAgacatagttacgaacaaacaatagttgcagtgaaatcttggaaattatttgtgaccgttcgatggatattctaagctgaatattcaagttaaggaatggaaatacttataggcctaacaaatatggagtattgaTGTTGAGGGtggaaagtcttttatctttaaagcatatctcagtgacacagtgttcagactaaattcccgaccactgaaaggttgacatgatattgttcttgtagataaaaatttttcaatcgttttatacttattgcaacacaccag contains these protein-coding regions:
- the LOC137660129 gene encoding golgin subfamily A member 6-like protein 6, giving the protein MWHDREGEIWYEKEEEMWHEREGEMAHERDGEMWHEREGEMWYEREGEMWLEREGELWHEREGEMWYERDGEMWHDREEEMWHEREGEMGYDREEEIWHEREGEMGHERDGEMWHERDGEIWHEREGEMWYEREGEMWHEREG